In Mytilus trossulus isolate FHL-02 chromosome 6, PNRI_Mtr1.1.1.hap1, whole genome shotgun sequence, a single window of DNA contains:
- the LOC134723136 gene encoding transcriptional repressor scratch 2-like — protein sequence MPRSFLVKKKIDHHEKVSNYHYQRLRAVYDDSLESIKAVVPFTPSIQPLTVRLNNGYMQDIVIPSSLQQKANIPDESGRISEPDIPSCNNEETENISLVSSSSPQIFVDDIENEGITIGYTYDSFFISDGRSRRKSIEKVTRQRYTCNECGKDYATSSNLSRHKQTHRSIDSQSAKKCPHCDKVYVSMPALSMHILTHNLKHTCDICNKSFSRPWLLQGHRRSHTGEKPFGCAHCGKAFADRSNLRAHMQTHSAFKHYTCKRCNKSFALKSYLNKHYESACIKDGSECFSDSSSVRDTYEYENSNSSC from the exons ATGCCAAGGTCGTTTttggttaagaaaaaaatagatcaCCACGAGAAAGTATCCAATTACCACTACCAGAGGTTACGAGCGGTGTATGATGATTCTTTGGAGAGTATAAAGGCCGTGGTTCCATTCACACCCAGTATACAGCCATTAACAGTCAGATTAAACAATG GCTACATGCAAGACATTGTTATTCCATCATCACTACAGCAAAAAGCAAACATCCCTGATGAATCTGGACGAATATCTGAACCCGACATTCCGTCCTGCAATAATGaagaaacagaaaatatatCACTTGTATCGTCATCATCTCCGCAAATTTTTGTTGACGACATTGAAAATGAAGGGATAACCATCGGTTATACTTATGATTCCTTCTTCATCAGCGACGGACGATCCAGACGAAAATCCATTGAGAAGGTAACCAGGCAACGGTATACCTGCAATGAATGCGGTAAGGACTACGCTACGTCATCAAATCTTTCCCGCCATAAACAGACGCACAGAAGTATCGACAGTCAGTCAGCCAAGAAATGTCCtcactgtgacaaagtctacgTAAGCATGCCAGCTTTGTCAATGCATATTCTAACACATAATCTAAAACACACATGTGACATATGTAACAAATCGTTTTCAAGGCCATGGCTCCTTCAAGGTCACAGACGATCACATACTGGAGAGAAACCGTTTGGGTGTGCCCACTGCGGCAAAGCATTCGCAGATAGGTCCAATCTTAGAGCACACATGCAGACTCATTCAGCCTttaaacattatacatgtaaaagatgtAACAAATCGTTTGCTTTAAAGTCGTACTTAAATAAACACTATGAATCCGCATGCATAAAAGATGGAAGCGAGTGTTTTTCTGACTCAAGTTCTGTAAGAGATACATATGAATATGAAAACTCGAATAGTTCTTGTTAA